In Pseudomonas fluorescens NCIMB 11764, a single window of DNA contains:
- the rnk gene encoding nucleoside diphosphate kinase regulator, producing the protein MTAPSITLTRLDVQRLERLIDSLDDTLPGVIALQTELDRADTLVGHDEVPADVVTMNSRVHCREESSGKDYHLTLVYPKDANADEGKISILAPVGSALLGLKVGQHIDWPAPGGKTLKLTLLAVESQPAHGGDFPE; encoded by the coding sequence ATGACCGCACCTTCCATCACCCTTACTCGTCTGGACGTTCAGCGTCTGGAACGCCTGATCGACAGCCTGGACGACACGCTGCCGGGCGTTATCGCGCTGCAAACCGAACTGGATCGCGCCGATACGCTGGTCGGTCACGATGAAGTGCCCGCCGATGTCGTGACCATGAATTCCCGTGTGCATTGCCGTGAAGAAAGCAGCGGCAAGGACTATCACCTGACGTTGGTGTATCCAAAGGATGCCAACGCTGACGAAGGCAAGATCTCCATTCTGGCGCCTGTCGGCAGCGCACTGCTGGGCCTGAAGGTCGGCCAGCACATCGACTGGCCGGCACCTGGCGGCAAGACTCTGAAACTGACCCTGCTGGCAGTCGAATCGCAGCCCGCCCATGGCGGCGACTTCCCGGAATAA
- a CDS encoding secondary thiamine-phosphate synthase enzyme YjbQ: MWQQTLITLRARPRGFHLVTDELLAGLPEIKACRVGLLHLWLQHTSASLTINENADPAVRRDFERFFNRLIPQGTDGYEHNDEGLDDLPAHFKASVLGCQLSLPVSAGRLALGTWQGVYLGEHRDFGGARKVLATLHGEEA; the protein is encoded by the coding sequence ATGTGGCAACAGACTCTGATTACCCTGCGGGCGAGGCCCCGGGGCTTTCATCTGGTAACGGACGAGTTACTCGCCGGCCTGCCTGAAATCAAGGCGTGTCGGGTCGGTCTGTTGCATTTGTGGCTGCAGCATACCTCGGCGTCGTTGACCATCAACGAGAACGCCGATCCGGCGGTACGTCGCGACTTCGAACGATTTTTCAATCGTCTGATCCCACAAGGAACAGACGGCTATGAGCATAACGACGAAGGCCTGGACGACCTCCCGGCGCACTTCAAGGCCAGCGTGCTTGGCTGTCAGCTCAGTTTGCCGGTTTCGGCAGGCCGACTGGCGTTGGGGACCTGGCAAGGCGTTTATCTGGGCGAGCACCGTGATTTTGGCGGTGCCCGTAAAGTCCTCGCCACCTTGCACGGTGAAGAGGCATGA
- a CDS encoding DUF484 family protein: MTDKPQVPARQPDESPSESLEAAAIAAYLEAHPDFFVEHEELLPAMRIPHQRGDTISLVERQMTILRDRNIELRHRLSHLMDVARDNDRLFDKTRRLILALMDASSLEDVVISVEDSLRQDFQVPFVSLILLGDNPMPVGRWVTHADAQTAIGGLLSEDKSVSGSLREHELDFLFGEEQRKQIGSTAVVAISHQGIHGVLAIASRDPQHYKSSVGTLFLSYIAEVMGRVLPRVNNSLRSVR; the protein is encoded by the coding sequence ATGACCGACAAGCCCCAGGTTCCCGCCCGACAGCCCGACGAATCCCCTTCCGAAAGCCTTGAGGCGGCGGCGATTGCCGCGTACCTGGAGGCTCATCCGGACTTCTTCGTCGAGCACGAAGAATTACTCCCGGCCATGCGCATTCCGCACCAGCGTGGCGACACCATCTCGCTGGTCGAGCGCCAGATGACCATCCTGCGCGATCGCAACATCGAATTGCGCCATCGCCTCTCGCACTTGATGGACGTGGCCCGCGACAACGACCGCCTGTTCGACAAGACACGCCGCCTGATTCTCGCTTTGATGGACGCCAGCAGCCTGGAAGACGTGGTGATCAGCGTCGAAGACAGCCTGCGCCAGGACTTTCAGGTGCCTTTTGTCAGCCTGATCCTGCTGGGTGACAACCCGATGCCGGTCGGCCGCTGGGTGACCCACGCCGATGCGCAAACCGCCATTGGTGGTTTGCTCTCGGAAGACAAAAGTGTCAGCGGCAGCCTGCGCGAGCATGAACTGGACTTCCTGTTCGGTGAAGAGCAGCGCAAGCAGATTGGCTCCACCGCCGTCGTCGCCATCAGCCATCAAGGCATCCACGGCGTGCTGGCCATCGCCAGCCGTGATCCGCAGCACTACAAAAGCTCGGTGGGCACGCTGTTCCTGAGCTACATCGCCGAAGTCATGGGCCGCGTGCTGCCACGGGTCAACAACTCCCTTCGCTCGGTACGCTGA
- a CDS encoding DUF1289 domain-containing protein, translated as MTEPAPARPPKPLYSNVSPAVPSPCSGVCRLDEQKVCLGCFRHVEDIREWRSADDDRRRVICAQAVQRKALA; from the coding sequence GTGACTGAGCCTGCCCCCGCTCGTCCGCCAAAGCCGCTTTACAGCAATGTCAGCCCGGCGGTGCCCTCGCCGTGCAGCGGCGTGTGTCGGCTGGATGAACAGAAGGTCTGCCTGGGGTGTTTTCGCCATGTCGAAGACATCCGCGAATGGCGCTCGGCGGATGATGATCGTCGGCGAGTCATCTGCGCGCAGGCCGTTCAGCGCAAAGCCCTGGCATAA
- the xerC gene encoding tyrosine recombinase XerC produces the protein MERQLDAYCDHLRSERQVSPHTLYAYRRDLDKVLGWCVKQNIDSWATLDIQRLRSLIARLHSQGQSSRSLARLLSAVRGLYHYLNREGLCDHDPANGLAPPKGERRLPKTLDTDRALQLLEGAVEDDFLARRDQAILELFYSSGLRLSELTGLNLDQLDLADGMVQVLGKGSKTRLLPVGKKAREALELWLPLRAMTNPADDAVFVSQQGRRLGPRAIQVRVKAAGERELGQNLHPHMLRHSFASHLLESSQDLRAVQELLGHSDIKTTQIYTHLDFQHLATVYDSAHPRAKRIKGDDS, from the coding sequence GTGGAACGGCAACTGGACGCTTACTGCGATCACTTGCGCAGTGAGCGGCAGGTGTCGCCCCACACGCTGTACGCCTATCGCCGCGACCTCGACAAGGTGCTTGGCTGGTGCGTCAAACAGAACATCGACAGCTGGGCCACCCTGGATATTCAGCGCTTGCGCAGCCTGATCGCTCGCTTGCATTCCCAGGGTCAATCGTCGCGCAGCCTTGCGCGCCTGCTCTCGGCCGTGCGCGGGCTCTATCACTATCTGAATCGCGAAGGCCTGTGCGATCACGATCCGGCCAACGGTCTGGCGCCGCCGAAAGGCGAACGACGGCTGCCGAAGACCCTCGACACTGACCGCGCCCTGCAACTGCTTGAAGGTGCGGTGGAGGATGATTTCCTGGCGCGCAGGGATCAGGCGATCCTGGAGTTGTTCTACTCCTCCGGCTTGCGCCTGTCGGAGCTGACAGGACTCAATCTCGATCAACTGGACCTGGCTGACGGCATGGTCCAGGTGCTCGGCAAAGGCAGCAAGACCCGACTGTTGCCGGTGGGTAAAAAGGCCCGCGAAGCACTGGAGTTGTGGTTGCCATTGCGCGCCATGACCAATCCGGCAGATGACGCGGTGTTTGTCAGCCAGCAAGGTCGGCGCCTCGGTCCTCGGGCCATTCAGGTGCGAGTCAAGGCCGCTGGCGAGCGCGAGCTGGGGCAGAACCTGCACCCGCACATGCTGCGACATTCTTTCGCCAGTCACTTACTGGAATCTTCGCAAGACCTGCGAGCCGTGCAGGAATTGCTCGGCCATTCGGACATCAAGACCACCCAGATCTACACCCACCTGGACTTCCAGCACCTGGCGACGGTCTACGACAGTGCCCATCCACGGGCCAAACGCATTAAGGGCGATGATTCATGA
- the dapF gene encoding diaminopimelate epimerase yields MLLRFTKMHGLGNDFMVLDLVSQHAHILPKHAKQWGDRHTGIGFDQLLIVEAPSNPDVDFRYRIFNSDGSEVEQCGNGARCFARFVLDKRLTAKRQIRVETKSGIIELDIRSDGQISVDMGAPRLVPADIPFVADSQALSYSLDVDGAAVELAAVSMGNPHAVLRVTDINNAPVHELGPKIEHHPRFPARVNVGFLQVIDRNRAQLRVWERGAGETQACGTGACAAAVAAISQGWMDSPLLIDLPGGRLSIEWAGPGQPVLMTGPAVRVYEGQVRL; encoded by the coding sequence ATGCTGCTGCGTTTTACCAAGATGCACGGCCTGGGCAATGACTTCATGGTCCTCGACCTGGTCAGCCAGCACGCGCACATCCTGCCCAAGCATGCCAAGCAATGGGGCGACCGGCACACCGGCATCGGTTTCGACCAGTTGCTGATCGTCGAAGCGCCGAGCAACCCTGACGTGGATTTCCGCTATCGGATCTTCAACTCCGACGGCTCCGAAGTGGAACAGTGCGGCAACGGTGCGCGCTGTTTCGCCCGTTTTGTGCTCGACAAGCGCCTGACCGCAAAACGGCAGATTCGCGTCGAAACCAAAAGTGGCATTATCGAGCTGGATATCCGCAGCGACGGCCAGATCAGCGTCGACATGGGCGCACCGCGCCTGGTGCCGGCCGACATACCGTTCGTTGCCGACAGTCAGGCGCTGAGCTACTCGCTCGACGTCGACGGCGCAGCCGTTGAACTGGCCGCCGTGTCGATGGGCAACCCGCATGCGGTGTTGCGCGTCACGGATATCAACAACGCACCGGTGCATGAACTGGGGCCGAAAATCGAACATCACCCGCGCTTTCCTGCGCGGGTCAATGTCGGTTTTCTCCAGGTCATCGACCGGAACCGCGCGCAGTTGCGCGTCTGGGAACGCGGTGCCGGGGAAACCCAGGCCTGCGGCACCGGCGCTTGTGCTGCTGCGGTGGCCGCGATCAGCCAGGGGTGGATGGATTCGCCGCTATTGATCGACCTGCCCGGCGGGCGTCTGTCCATTGAATGGGCAGGCCCAGGCCAACCGGTGTTGATGACCGGTCCGGCAGTCCGTGTTTACGAAGGACAAGTACGTCTTTGA
- a CDS encoding TIGR02647 family protein codes for MSLTPELVAELEILALFNLDSSQEGLKIHQTAAPKAIAAAQRLFAKELIDQPDGGYLTSLGRDAAQNIQTVLTILSVPETA; via the coding sequence ATGTCGCTTACCCCTGAGCTGGTTGCCGAACTGGAAATCCTCGCACTCTTCAACCTGGACAGTTCCCAGGAAGGTTTGAAAATTCATCAGACCGCTGCCCCGAAAGCCATTGCTGCCGCTCAACGCCTCTTCGCAAAAGAACTGATCGACCAGCCTGATGGCGGTTATCTGACCAGCCTGGGTCGAGACGCCGCGCAAAACATACAAACCGTCCTGACCATTCTGAGCGTCCCGGAAACCGCCTGA
- the cyaY gene encoding iron donor protein CyaY: MSLTEARFHDLVDATQQSLEDIFDESDLDIDLESSAGVLTVKFENGSQLIFSRQEPLRQLWLAAVSGGFHFDYDEESERWMCDKSEEQLGEMLERIVKQQAGAEFDFEGL; this comes from the coding sequence ATGAGTTTGACCGAAGCCCGTTTCCACGATCTGGTCGATGCTACCCAGCAATCGCTGGAGGATATTTTCGATGAGAGCGACCTGGATATCGATCTGGAGAGCTCGGCCGGTGTGCTCACCGTCAAGTTCGAAAATGGCAGCCAGTTGATCTTCAGCCGCCAGGAGCCCCTGCGTCAGCTGTGGCTGGCGGCGGTATCGGGTGGCTTCCACTTCGACTACGACGAAGAGAGCGAGCGCTGGATGTGCGACAAGAGCGAAGAGCAGCTCGGCGAGATGCTTGAGCGCATCGTCAAGCAACAGGCCGGCGCTGAATTCGATTTCGAAGGTCTGTGA
- the sutA gene encoding transcriptional regulator SutA, producing the protein MSDDDLENDDLEVGDDETEEGLEAATDDVVEDDGGEAPVPTAKGKAKAAVSVDELPSVEAKNKERDALAKAMEEFLAKGGKVQEVEANVVADPPKKPDNKYGSRPI; encoded by the coding sequence ATGAGCGACGATGATCTGGAAAACGACGACCTCGAAGTAGGCGACGACGAAACCGAGGAAGGCCTGGAAGCTGCGACCGACGACGTCGTTGAAGACGACGGCGGGGAAGCGCCCGTTCCGACCGCCAAAGGCAAGGCCAAGGCTGCGGTATCGGTCGATGAGCTGCCGAGCGTCGAAGCAAAAAACAAGGAGCGCGATGCCCTGGCCAAAGCCATGGAAGAGTTCCTGGCCAAGGGCGGCAAGGTGCAGGAAGTGGAGGCCAATGTGGTCGCCGATCCTCCCAAGAAGCCTGACAACAAGTACGGCAGCCGGCCTATCTAA
- the lysA gene encoding diaminopimelate decarboxylase, with the protein MDAFNYRDGELFAEGVALSAIAERFGTPTYVYSRAHIEAQYLAFADALAGMPHLVCFAVKANSNLGVLNVLARLGAGFDIVSRGELERVLAAGGSPDKIVFSGVGKTRDDMRRALEVGVHCFNVESTDELERLQVVAAELGVRAPISLRVNPDVDAGTHPYISTGLKENKFGIAIADAEDVYIRAAQLPNLEVVGVDCHIGSQLTTLPPFIDALDRLLGLVDRLGDCGIYLRHIDLGGGLGVRYRDEEPPLAADYIKAVRERLDGRDLALVFEPGRFIVANAGVLLTQVEYLKHTEHKDFAIVDAAMNDLIRPALYQAWMDVTAVRPRQTAARAYDIVGPICETGDFLAKDRELALEEGDLLAVHSAGAYGFVMSSNYNTRGRAAEVLVDGDQAVEVRRRETVAELFAGESLLPE; encoded by the coding sequence ATGGACGCTTTTAACTACCGTGACGGTGAGCTGTTCGCGGAAGGGGTTGCCCTGTCCGCCATCGCCGAACGCTTTGGCACACCGACCTACGTCTACTCCCGCGCCCACATCGAAGCCCAGTACCTGGCGTTCGCCGATGCGCTGGCCGGCATGCCGCACCTGGTCTGCTTCGCGGTCAAGGCCAACTCCAACCTGGGTGTCCTGAATGTCCTGGCGCGTCTGGGCGCCGGTTTTGACATCGTCTCCCGTGGCGAGCTGGAACGCGTTCTGGCCGCCGGCGGCAGCCCCGACAAGATCGTGTTCTCCGGTGTCGGCAAGACCCGTGACGACATGCGCCGCGCCCTGGAAGTCGGCGTGCACTGCTTCAACGTCGAATCCACCGACGAGCTGGAGCGCCTGCAAGTGGTCGCCGCCGAGCTGGGCGTTCGCGCCCCGATCTCGCTGCGCGTGAACCCGGACGTCGATGCTGGCACCCACCCGTACATTTCCACCGGTCTCAAAGAGAACAAGTTCGGCATCGCCATTGCCGACGCCGAAGACGTGTACATCCGCGCCGCGCAACTGCCGAACCTCGAAGTGGTCGGCGTCGATTGCCACATCGGTTCGCAACTGACCACCCTGCCGCCATTCATCGACGCCCTGGACCGCCTGCTGGGCCTGGTCGACCGCCTCGGCGATTGCGGCATTTACCTGCGCCACATCGATCTCGGTGGTGGTTTGGGCGTGCGTTATCGCGATGAAGAGCCGCCACTGGCTGCCGACTACATCAAAGCCGTGCGCGAGCGTCTCGACGGCCGCGACCTGGCGCTGGTGTTCGAACCGGGCCGCTTCATCGTCGCCAATGCCGGCGTGCTGCTGACCCAGGTCGAGTACCTCAAGCACACCGAACACAAAGATTTCGCCATCGTCGACGCGGCCATGAACGACCTGATCCGTCCGGCGCTGTATCAAGCCTGGATGGACGTCACCGCCGTGCGCCCCCGTCAAACCGCAGCACGTGCCTATGACATCGTCGGGCCGATCTGCGAGACCGGCGATTTCCTGGCCAAGGATCGTGAGCTGGCCCTGGAAGAAGGCGACCTGCTGGCCGTGCATTCGGCCGGTGCTTATGGGTTTGTCATGAGTTCCAACTACAACACCCGCGGCCGTGCCGCCGAAGTGTTGGTGGACGGTGATCAGGCAGTTGAAGTGCGTCGCCGTGAGACGGTAGCCGAGTTGTTTGCTGGCGAAAGCCTGCTGCCGGAGTAA
- a CDS encoding glutathione S-transferase family protein — protein MLKLYGFSVSNYYNMVKLALLEKGLPFEEVPFYAGTSPEALAISPRGKVPVLGVEQGFVNETAVILEYIEQSQKGTPLLPGDPFERAQVLALAKEIELYIELPGRACYGEAFFGMKVPDAIKDKTKAELLLGFASLGRHGKFAPYVAGGSLSIADLYFLYSVPLACAVAKKLFDLDLLAEMPAARALLERLEQNPNVQRIAADKEAAMPAFMAMVASKK, from the coding sequence ATGCTGAAGCTTTATGGATTTTCCGTCAGTAACTACTACAACATGGTGAAACTGGCGTTGCTGGAGAAAGGTCTGCCGTTCGAAGAAGTACCGTTTTATGCGGGCACGAGCCCCGAGGCATTGGCAATCAGTCCGCGCGGCAAGGTCCCGGTGCTGGGTGTCGAGCAAGGTTTCGTCAATGAAACCGCGGTGATTCTCGAATACATCGAGCAGAGCCAGAAAGGTACGCCGCTGCTGCCGGGCGATCCCTTCGAGCGGGCGCAGGTCCTGGCACTGGCCAAGGAAATCGAGCTGTACATCGAGTTGCCGGGGCGCGCCTGTTATGGCGAAGCATTCTTCGGCATGAAGGTGCCGGACGCGATCAAGGACAAGACCAAGGCTGAGTTGCTGCTGGGTTTTGCCTCGCTGGGACGGCACGGCAAGTTTGCCCCCTATGTCGCGGGCGGAAGCCTGAGCATTGCAGATCTGTACTTTCTGTACAGCGTGCCGCTGGCCTGTGCGGTAGCGAAGAAGCTGTTCGACCTGGATTTGTTGGCTGAAATGCCAGCGGCCCGGGCACTGCTGGAGCGTTTGGAGCAGAACCCGAACGTGCAGCGGATCGCAGCGGACAAGGAAGCGGCGATGCCAGCGTTCATGGCGATGGTCGCGTCCAAGAAATAG
- the lptM gene encoding LPS translocon maturation chaperone LptM: protein MKRLISSLAALVAVACLVSACGQKGPLYLPDENQDPAEQAQSSQKQPSKAHKHDVYQ, encoded by the coding sequence ATGAAGCGCCTGATCTCTTCCCTTGCTGCGCTCGTCGCGGTTGCCTGTCTTGTGTCGGCCTGTGGTCAAAAAGGCCCGCTGTACCTGCCCGACGAAAACCAGGACCCGGCCGAGCAGGCGCAGTCCTCGCAAAAGCAGCCGTCGAAGGCACACAAGCACGACGTCTACCAATAA
- a CDS encoding HAD family hydrolase translates to MTIQLITFDLDDTLWDTAPVIVSAEAILREWLTEHAPNLGAVPVEHLWTIRERILSSEPGLKHRISALRRRVLFHALEEAGYDHGQASDLADQSFEVFLHARHQLEVFPDVEPTLEVLAKHYALGVVTNGNADVRRLGLADYFKFALCAEDIGIAKPDARLFHEALQRGGATAQTAVHIGDHPGDDIAGAQQAGLRAIWFNPQGKLWEAQKSPDAEIRSLTELPALLARWNAQH, encoded by the coding sequence ATGACGATCCAATTGATCACCTTCGACCTCGACGACACCCTGTGGGACACCGCCCCGGTGATCGTCAGCGCCGAAGCCATCCTGCGTGAATGGCTGACCGAACATGCACCGAATCTGGGCGCGGTGCCGGTGGAGCATTTGTGGACGATTCGCGAGCGCATCCTGAGCAGCGAACCGGGACTCAAACATCGCATCAGCGCGTTGCGTCGGCGAGTACTGTTCCATGCGCTGGAAGAGGCCGGCTATGACCATGGCCAGGCGTCCGACCTGGCTGATCAGAGTTTTGAAGTGTTTCTGCATGCGCGGCACCAGCTCGAAGTATTCCCCGACGTGGAGCCGACTCTGGAGGTTCTGGCCAAACACTACGCGCTGGGCGTGGTCACCAACGGCAATGCCGATGTGCGCCGGTTGGGGCTGGCGGATTACTTCAAGTTTGCATTGTGCGCCGAAGACATCGGCATCGCCAAACCGGATGCGCGACTGTTTCATGAAGCGTTGCAGCGTGGCGGCGCGACCGCGCAAACGGCGGTGCATATTGGCGATCATCCGGGTGATGACATTGCCGGGGCGCAGCAGGCGGGGTTGCGGGCGATCTGGTTTAACCCGCAAGGCAAATTGTGGGAAGCGCAGAAGTCGCCGGATGCCGAGATTCGCAGCCTGACCGAATTGCCGGCGTTGCTGGCGCGGTGGAACGCCCAACACTGA
- a CDS encoding class I adenylate cyclase gives MTRTHEIRPDLDEGIDRKVLSQLRARFLKLNEGRMARAMEGLSTRQQGVLTLLPLFFHVNHPLLPGYVSGSTPAGLSNFEPDANALAEAQRLTRSFSYKPRHGSNPPRPIHGLFLMGSLGTLAQADQSDMDVWVCHARDLSESELNELRKKCQLLETWAASQGAEAHFFLIDPARFVLGERDNQLSSEDCGTTQHYLLLDEFYRTAIWLAGRTPIWWLVPVYEEAAYDRYTHALLSKRFIRADETLDLGHLAYIPPGEFIGAGLWQLFKGIESPYKSVLKLLLTEVYASEHPRVQCLSLRFKQAVFANRLDLDELDPYVVVYRRIEEYLTARGEPERLELVRRALYLKVNRKLTGSSRTQSWQRSLLERLAHEWHWDHRQLALLDSRSQWKVRQVSTERRALVNELNYSYRFLTEFARSEQTVSLINKRDLNVLGRRLYAAFERKADKVEFINPGIAPDLAEDTLTLVHAPNKKESGQTQWGLYNGSLTAHEWEHFAPIKRSRQLLELLTWCHRNGVIDSSTRLALHPGESDLSEFELFNLLGSLQQSIALPLPTVAEEPLLRASVPTEVLILVNVGVDPLKHHRDLNILMTTERTDSLSYAGVRENLVLTLDQVTLNSWNEVLVNRFDGPHALLDCLRDYLNNLPSGPRQPKLRVRCFCHNRAQFIAQRVEEVIDTAQNLLLSKLNHRYLIQVQQHYHVLELVPGQVNHVALATLPALFDYLGEELASYSPLHLDPMALEDQDLALILPMGQPDCIQVFYRIHDNQADLYVMDEFNALWQQRLPYHDEQSLLVPLQRFLQSIQYRRDALLPMDAAQPLSLDTLYYQLLPSGPGRARRVEPKTPPQTPVNKPFYDVQAIVGKAAPGEVHVTLYCNQREFSELEHGEQLFSVVAREIVEQRRETERYRCYITDLDLSGLLGDGQSSSNLYLRYKADLERALNDALELV, from the coding sequence ATGACCCGCACCCATGAAATCCGCCCTGATCTGGACGAGGGGATCGACCGCAAGGTTCTCAGCCAGCTGCGCGCACGCTTTTTAAAACTCAACGAGGGCCGCATGGCCCGCGCCATGGAAGGGCTGTCGACCCGCCAGCAAGGGGTGTTGACCCTGCTGCCGCTGTTTTTCCACGTCAATCATCCGTTGTTGCCGGGTTACGTTTCGGGCAGCACGCCCGCCGGGCTATCGAACTTCGAGCCCGACGCCAATGCCCTCGCCGAAGCCCAACGCCTGACCCGATCGTTTTCCTACAAGCCGCGCCACGGCAGCAATCCGCCGCGACCGATTCACGGCCTGTTTCTGATGGGCAGCCTCGGCACCCTCGCCCAGGCCGATCAGAGCGACATGGACGTCTGGGTCTGTCACGCACGGGACTTGAGCGAAAGCGAACTCAACGAGCTGCGTAAAAAGTGCCAGCTGCTGGAAACCTGGGCCGCGAGCCAGGGCGCCGAAGCGCATTTCTTCCTGATCGACCCGGCGCGCTTCGTGCTCGGCGAGCGGGACAATCAACTGAGTTCGGAAGACTGCGGCACCACCCAGCACTACCTGCTGCTGGACGAGTTCTATCGCACCGCCATCTGGCTGGCCGGACGCACGCCGATCTGGTGGCTGGTGCCGGTTTACGAAGAGGCCGCCTACGACCGCTACACCCACGCGTTGCTCTCCAAGCGGTTTATCCGCGCGGACGAAACCCTTGATCTGGGACACCTGGCGTACATCCCCCCCGGCGAATTCATCGGTGCAGGACTCTGGCAGTTGTTCAAGGGTATCGAGTCCCCCTACAAGTCGGTGCTCAAGCTGTTGCTGACCGAGGTCTACGCCAGCGAACACCCCAGGGTTCAGTGCCTGAGCCTGCGATTCAAGCAAGCTGTGTTCGCCAATCGGCTCGACCTCGACGAGCTGGATCCGTACGTCGTGGTCTACCGGCGCATCGAGGAATACCTCACTGCCCGTGGTGAACCGGAGCGTCTGGAGCTGGTGCGCCGTGCGCTGTACCTGAAGGTCAACCGCAAACTCACCGGCAGCAGTCGCACCCAGAGCTGGCAGCGTTCGTTGCTTGAACGCCTGGCCCACGAGTGGCACTGGGATCATCGTCAACTGGCCCTGCTCGACAGCCGCAGTCAGTGGAAAGTCCGCCAGGTCAGCACTGAGCGCCGGGCGTTGGTCAACGAACTGAATTACAGCTACCGCTTCCTGACCGAGTTCGCCCGCAGCGAACAAACCGTCAGCCTGATCAACAAGCGCGACCTCAACGTGCTGGGCCGGCGCCTGTACGCGGCGTTCGAGCGCAAGGCGGACAAGGTCGAATTTATCAACCCCGGCATCGCCCCGGACCTGGCCGAAGACACACTGACCCTGGTGCACGCGCCCAACAAGAAAGAATCGGGGCAAACCCAGTGGGGCTTGTACAACGGCAGCCTGACCGCCCACGAGTGGGAGCACTTCGCGCCGATCAAGCGCAGCCGTCAACTGCTGGAACTGCTGACCTGGTGCCATCGCAACGGCGTCATCGACAGCAGCACCCGACTGGCGTTGCATCCCGGCGAGAGCGACCTGAGCGAGTTCGAACTGTTCAACCTGCTCGGCAGCCTGCAACAGAGCATCGCCCTGCCGCTGCCCACCGTCGCCGAAGAACCCTTGTTGCGCGCCAGCGTGCCGACCGAGGTGCTGATTCTGGTGAACGTCGGTGTTGACCCGCTCAAGCATCACCGCGACCTGAACATTCTGATGACCACCGAGCGCACCGACTCTCTGAGTTACGCCGGGGTTCGGGAAAACCTGGTACTGACCCTCGATCAGGTCACGCTCAACAGCTGGAATGAAGTGCTGGTCAATCGCTTTGACGGCCCTCACGCCCTGCTCGACTGCCTGCGCGATTACCTCAATAACCTGCCAAGCGGACCGCGACAGCCAAAATTGCGCGTGCGTTGCTTCTGCCATAACCGCGCGCAATTTATCGCGCAGCGGGTCGAAGAAGTGATCGACACCGCGCAGAACCTGCTGCTGAGCAAACTCAATCATCGCTACCTGATTCAGGTCCAGCAGCATTACCACGTGCTGGAACTGGTGCCAGGGCAGGTCAATCACGTCGCCCTCGCCACCCTGCCGGCACTGTTCGATTACCTGGGCGAAGAACTGGCAAGCTACAGCCCGCTGCACCTGGACCCGATGGCGCTGGAAGATCAGGACCTGGCGCTGATTCTGCCCATGGGCCAGCCAGACTGTATTCAGGTGTTCTACCGGATTCACGACAACCAGGCCGATCTGTACGTGATGGATGAATTCAACGCCTTGTGGCAGCAGCGTTTGCCCTATCACGACGAACAAAGCCTGCTCGTGCCGTTGCAACGCTTCCTGCAATCGATCCAGTACCGGCGCGATGCCTTGCTGCCGATGGACGCTGCCCAGCCATTGAGCCTGGACACGCTGTATTACCAACTATTGCCATCCGGCCCTGGGCGAGCCCGCCGGGTCGAGCCCAAAACCCCGCCGCAAACCCCGGTCAACAAACCGTTCTACGACGTGCAGGCAATCGTCGGCAAAGCCGCACCGGGCGAAGTGCACGTCACGTTGTATTGCAATCAGCGGGAATTTTCAGAGCTGGAGCATGGCGAGCAACTGTTCAGTGTGGTCGCCCGGGAAATTGTCGAACAGCGCCGCGAGACCGAACGCTATCGCTGCTACATCACCGACCTGGACCTCTCGGGCCTGCTCGGTGATGGTCAGAGTTCAAGCAATTTGTATTTGCGCTACAAGGCCGATCTGGAGCGCGCACTGAACGACGCGCTCGAGTTGGTCTGA